Proteins encoded within one genomic window of Kibdelosporangium phytohabitans:
- a CDS encoding acyl-CoA dehydrogenase, with protein MIEAARVTDVLDGRWPQLRRELRERLAENKAADTARLDMDAYRALVTDQLRELAGARHARLGFGRAHGGEGDIGGSVVSFQVLGYGDLSLMVKAGVQWGLFGGAIQMLGTERHHARYLPDVMSLELPGCFAMTESGHGSDVQHLRTTARYDNGEFVVNTPDDDARKDYIGNAARDGRTAVVFAQLILDDRSYGVHAFVVPIRHADGRPMPGVRIGDCGPKAGLNGVDNGRLWFDNVRVPKENLLNRYGDVTDDGQYTSSIESDSRRFFTMLGTLVRGRISVAGAAGSATQRALTIAVHRAQSRRQFRRPDSDTEIQLLDYLAHQRKLLPALAKSYALHFAQDELVQMLHEVQGTPEPDPIAQRQLESRAAGIKAVATWHATRTIQTAREACGGAGYLVANVLPVLKADTDVFTTFEGDNTVLLQLVAKGLLTDYRDNFADLSPLATARLVAEQLMGSVLERIAARQVIARFDDDDLRSRAWQRSLFEDREQHVLSGLAGRLRAAASSGTDPFDVFNDVQDHVLLAGRTHIERLVFDAFDAAVGQCADEEVKALLGQVLDLYALATIEEDRAWFLEHGRITPARAKKVIAEVNALCKQLRPHAVTLVDAFAIPRQYLA; from the coding sequence ATGATCGAAGCTGCGCGGGTGACCGATGTGCTCGACGGCCGGTGGCCACAACTCCGCCGTGAGCTGCGGGAACGCCTGGCCGAGAACAAGGCGGCGGACACCGCCCGGCTGGACATGGACGCCTACCGCGCGCTGGTGACCGATCAACTGCGCGAACTCGCCGGCGCCCGGCACGCCCGGCTGGGGTTCGGCCGCGCGCACGGCGGCGAGGGCGACATCGGCGGCTCGGTCGTGTCGTTCCAGGTCCTCGGCTACGGCGACCTGTCGCTGATGGTCAAGGCCGGTGTCCAATGGGGACTGTTCGGCGGCGCGATCCAGATGCTGGGCACCGAACGCCACCACGCCCGCTACCTGCCGGACGTCATGTCGCTGGAGCTGCCCGGCTGCTTCGCGATGACCGAGAGCGGGCACGGCTCGGACGTGCAACACCTGCGTACCACCGCGCGGTACGACAACGGCGAGTTCGTCGTGAACACACCGGACGACGACGCCCGCAAGGACTACATCGGCAACGCCGCCCGCGACGGCCGCACAGCGGTGGTGTTCGCGCAGCTGATCCTCGATGACCGCTCGTACGGTGTGCACGCGTTCGTCGTGCCGATCAGGCACGCCGACGGCCGCCCGATGCCGGGCGTGCGGATCGGGGACTGCGGGCCGAAAGCCGGCCTGAACGGCGTGGACAACGGCCGGTTGTGGTTCGACAACGTCCGTGTTCCCAAGGAGAACCTGCTCAACCGGTACGGCGACGTCACCGACGACGGGCAGTACACCAGCTCGATCGAGAGCGACAGCCGCCGGTTCTTCACCATGCTCGGCACGCTGGTCCGCGGCCGGATCAGCGTGGCGGGCGCGGCGGGCAGCGCGACGCAACGCGCGCTGACGATCGCCGTGCACCGCGCGCAGTCCCGCCGCCAGTTCCGCAGACCGGACTCGGACACCGAGATCCAGCTGCTGGACTACCTGGCCCACCAACGGAAACTGCTGCCCGCGCTGGCCAAGTCCTACGCGCTGCACTTCGCACAGGACGAACTGGTGCAGATGCTGCACGAGGTGCAGGGCACGCCCGAGCCCGACCCGATCGCCCAGCGGCAGCTGGAATCCCGCGCCGCGGGGATCAAGGCCGTGGCGACGTGGCACGCCACCCGCACGATCCAGACCGCCCGCGAGGCCTGCGGCGGCGCGGGGTATCTCGTGGCGAACGTGTTGCCGGTGCTGAAAGCGGACACCGACGTTTTCACCACGTTCGAAGGCGACAACACCGTCCTGCTGCAACTGGTCGCGAAAGGACTGCTGACCGACTACCGCGACAACTTCGCCGACCTGAGCCCGTTGGCGACGGCTCGTCTGGTGGCCGAGCAGCTGATGGGCAGTGTGCTGGAACGGATCGCGGCTCGTCAGGTGATCGCCCGGTTCGACGACGACGATCTGCGGTCCCGTGCGTGGCAGCGCAGCCTGTTCGAGGACCGCGAGCAGCACGTCCTGTCCGGCCTGGCGGGACGGCTGCGGGCCGCGGCCTCGTCGGGCACCGACCCGTTCGACGTGTTCAACGACGTGCAGGACCACGTGCTGCTCGCCGGGCGCACCCACATCGAGCGGCTCGTGTTCGACGCGTTCGACGCCGCGGTCGGGCAGTGCGCCGACGAGGAGGTCAAGGCACTGCTCGGTCAGGTTCTCGACCTCTACGCGCTGGCCACGATCGAGGAGGACCGCGCGTGGTTCCTCGAGCACGGCCGGATCACGCCCGCCCGTGCCAAGAAGGTGATCGCCGAGGTCAACGCGCTGTGCAAGCAGCTGCGGCCGCACGCGGTCACGTTGGTCGACGCGTTCGCGATCCCACGCCAGTACTTGGCGTGA